In the Burkholderia multivorans ATCC BAA-247 genome, GCCGTCCTTGCCGCTCGTGTCCATCCCCTGCAGCACGAGCAGCACGCGCTTTTTCTGCTGCGTGTGCAGCCGCTCCTGCTGCACGTCGAGCTCGGTCGATACGATCGACAGCCGTTCGCGGTCGGCATCCTTCGAGCCCGACGAAAACGGCTTCGCCGACGGATCGAACGCGTCGAGCCGGAATGCGGCGCCATCCTTGCCGTGCTTGAAGTACGGCACGCGGAAATCGTCGAGCGACGGTTGTTTCGCCATTCGTTCCTCCTTGTACGACGCGGCGCGCGGGCGCTCGCATCGAAACGCGACGGGCCGCGCCGAACAGGTTCGGCAGCGGCCCGTCGTCAGGCGCGGTTCAGGCGCGCGGTCATGTTCAGCCGAGCTTCTTCTTCAGCAGTTCGTTGACCTGCTGCGGATTGGCCTTGCCCTTGGTCGCCTTCATCGCCTGGCCGATCAGCGCGTTGAACGCCTTTTCCTTGCCCGCGCGGAATTCCTCGACCGACTTCGCATTCGCCGCGAGCACCTCGTCGATGATCGCCTCGAGCGCGCCGGTGTCGGAGATCTGCTTCAGGCCCTTCGCGTCGATGATGCGATCGGCCGCACCGTCGTCGCTCGCCTTCTCTTCCCACATCGTCGCGAACACTTCCTTCGCGATCTTGTTCGAGATCGTCCCGTCGGCGATACGCTGCAGCAGCAGCGCGAGCTGCGCGGCCGACACCGGAATCGCGTCGATGTCGATGCCGTCGCGGTTCAGCTGCGACGACACGTCGCCCATCAGCCAGTTCGCGGCGATCTTCGCGTTCGCGGCGCCCGCCTTCGCGACGACGGCCTCGAAGTACGCGGCCATCGCCTTCGTCGACGTCAACACGCCGGCGTCGTACGCGGACACGCCATATTGCTCGACGAAGCGCTGCTGCATCGCGGCCGGCAGCTCGGGCATCCCGGCCTGCACGCGCTCGACCCAGTCGCGGCCGATCACGAGCGGCATCAGGTCCGGATCGGGGAAGTAGCGGTAGTCGTGCGCGTCTTCCTTGCTGCGCATCGAGCGCGTCTCGCGCTTGTCCGGATCGTACAGACGCGTTTCCTGCACGACCTCGCCGCCGTCCTCGATCAGCTCGATCTGGCGGCGCACTTCGTAGTTGATCGCTTCCTCGAGGAAGCGGAACGAGTTCAGGTTCTTGATCTCGGCGCGCGTGCCGAACTTTTCCTGGCCGACCGGACGCACCGACACGTTCGCGTCGCAGCGGAACGAGCCTTCCTGCATGTTGCCGTCGCAGATGCCGAGCCACACGACGAGCGCATGCAGCGCCTTCGCGTAGGCCACGGCCTCGGCCGCGCTGCGCATTTCCGGCTCGGTGACGATCTCGAGCAGCGGCGTGCCCGCGCGGTTCAGATCGATGCCCGTCATGCCGGCGAAGTCTTCATGCAGCGACTTGCCCGCGTCTTCCTCGAGGTGCGCGCGGGTCAGGTTGACCGTCTTCTCGTACGCCGGCTTGCCGGCCTTCTCGTTGGCCGGCACCTGGATCGTGATCGCGCCGCCCTGCACGACCGGAATCTCGTACTGGCTGATCTGATAGCCCTTCGGCAGATCGGGATAGAAATAATTCTTGCGCGCGAAGATGCTGCGCGGCGCGATGGTCGCGCCGATCGCGAGGCCGAAGCGGATCGCCCGCTCGACCGCGCCGCGGTTCAGCACCGGCAGCACGCCCGGCAGCGCGAGGTCGACCGGGCAGGCCTGCGTGTTCGGTTCCGCGCCGAACTGCGTCGAGGCGCCGGAGAAAATCTTCGAGACGGTCGACAGTTGCGCGTGCGTCTCGAGACCGATGACGACTTCCCATTGAGTCATATGCTTACACCCCTGCCGGAACTTGCTTGTGCCAGTCGGTCGCGCGCTGGAACGCGTCGGCGACCTGCAGCATCCGGGCTTCGTTGAAATAGTTGCCGATGATCTGCAGGCCGACCGGACGCTTCGCATTCGCGCCGGCGCCGAAGCCGCACGGCACGCTCATGCCCGGCAGGCCGGCGAGGCTCACCGACAGCGTGTAGATGTCCGCGAGATACATCTGCACCGGATCGTCGCCCTTCGCGCCGAGGTCCCACGCGACCGTCGGCGACGCCGGCCCCATGATCACGTCGCAGGACTTGAATGCTTCCTGGAAGTCGTTCGCGATGATGCGGCGGATCTTCTGCGCCTGCAGGTAGTACGCGTCGTAGTAGCCGTGCGACAGCACGTACGTGCCGACGAGGATCCGGCGCTTCACCTCGGGCCCGAAGCCCTCGGCGCGCGACTTCTTGTACATGTCGAGCAGGTCGCCGTACTGCGCGGCGCGATGGCCGAAGCGCACGCCGTCGAACCGCGACAGGTTCGACGACGCCTCGGCCGGCGCAATCACGTAGTAGACGGGAATCGACAATTCCGTTTTCGGCAGCGACACCGGCACGAGCGTCGCGCCGAGCGCCTCGTATTGCTTCAGCGCCGCGTCGATGGCCGCGCGCACGTCGTCGGCGAGACCGTCGCCGAAATACTCGTTCGGCAGGCCGATGCGCAGGCCGGCGAGCGGTTTCGCCGCATCGTTGCCCGCGGCCCACGGCTGGCCGAGGTGGCGCGTGAAGTCTTCGTCGTCGCGCTCGAGGCTCGTCGAGTCGCGCTCGTCGAAGCCGGCCATCGCGTTGAGCAGCAGCGCGCAGTCGGATGCGCTCTGCGCCATCGGGCCGCCCTGGTCGAGCGACGACGCGAACGCGATCATGCCGTAGCGCGACACGCGGCCGTAGGTCGGCTTGATGCCGGTCACGCCCGCGAACGACGCCGGCTGGCGGATCGAGCCGCCGGTGTCGGTGCCGGTCGCGGCCGGCGCGAGACGCGCGGCCACCGCGGCCGAGCTGCCGCCCGAGCTGCCGCCCGGCACCGCGTTCGTGTCCCACGGGTTCTTCACCGCGCCGAACGCGGAATTCTCGTTCGACGAGCCCATCGCGAACTCGTCCATGTTGGTCTTGCCGAGCGTGACCATGCCGGCCGCCTGCAGGCGGGCGACGACGGTCGCGTCGAACGGGCTCTCGTAGTTGGCGAGCATCTTCGAGCCGGCGGTCGAGCGCCAGCCGCGCGTGACGAACACGTCCTTGTGCGCGATCGGCAGGCCCGTCAGCGGGCCGCCCGCGCCGCGCGCGAGTTCGGCATCGGCGGCCTTCGCCTGCGCGAGGGTGAGCTCCGGCTCGACGTGGACGAACGCGTTCAGGTCGCGCGCGGCGTCGATCCGTTTCAGATAGTGCTGCGCGAGCTCGACGGCCGAGCATTCCTTGGCGGCGAGCGCGGCGCGCAGTTCGGTCAGGCTTTTTGCGTGCATGAGGGAGTCTTCCTGGGAATTCTGGGTCGCGCGCGGCGCCATGTGGGCCGGCGCGCTTGTCGTCGAGCGTTTACTCGATCACCTTCGGCACGAGGTAGAGGCCGTCCTGGACGGCCGGCGCCGGACGCTGGTTGTCGTCGCGGTTCACGACTTCCGTGACGGCGTCGTCCCGCAGCCGCTGCGCGACTTCCTGGATCTGTTCGATCGGGTGCGCGAGCGGCGCGATGCCGGCGGTGTCGACCGCCTGCATCTGCTCGACGAGGCCGAAGAATTCGTTGAGCTGGCCGAGCGTGTGCTCGGCGTCGGCGTCGGCCATTTCGAGTCGCGCGAGGTGGGCGATGCGTTTCACATCGGTCAGGGTCAGGGCCATGCGATCACCGGAAAAACAAGGCTGCGCGACGCGCGAAAGCGGCGCCGCGGCGGGGGTTGAAGGGTGCGATCCCACCCTCAAAAATCGGGGCCGAAGCGGCAAAAATACCGCCCGTTTCGATTCAAATACCGCGAAATTATAAGGTATCATTACGCGTTCGACCCAGACCCGGCAGCCTTTTCCCGCACCGTTTCGCCCCTGCTTTGGCAAGCCGTGCGTGCTTCGTGCGATTTCCGGTAAATATCACTTGCAGCTTCGAGCGCCGCGGCGGCCCGTTCCGCCACGATCCGAGGCTGTTATTTTTTCCGCTGCCGCCCTGAGACCCGTGACGCAGGGCCGGCCCCAGAGCGAGACAGGATTCTGAATGTTCGGTTTTTTGCGCAGCTATTTCTCCAACGATCTGGCGATCGATCTCGGCACCGCAAACACCCTGATCTACATGCGCGGCAAAGGCATCGTGCTCGATGAGCCGTCCGTCGTGTCGATTCGCCAGGAAGGCGGCCCCAACGGCAAGAAGACGATCCAGGCCGTCGGCAAGGAAGCCAAGCAGATGCTCGGCAAGGTGCCGGGCAACATCGAGGCGATCCGCCCGATGAAGGACGGCGTGATCGCCGACTTCACCGTCACCGAGCAGATGATCAAGCAGTTCATCAAGACGGCGCACGAGTCGCGGATGTTCTCGCCGTCGCCGCGCATCATCATCTGCGTGCCGTGCGGCTCGACGCAGGTCGAGCGCCGCGCGATCAAGGAAGCCGCGCACGGCGCCGGCGCCTCGCAGGTCTACCTGATCGAAGAACCGATGGCCGCCGCGATCGGCGCGGGCCTGCCGGTGTCGGAAGCGACGGGCTCGATGGTCGTCGACATCGGCGGCGGCACGACCGAAGTCGGCGTGATCTCGCTCGGCGGCATCGTCTACAAGGGCTCGGTGCGCGTCGGCGGCGACAAGTTCGACGAGGCGATCGTCAACTACATCCGCCGCAACTACGGGATGCTGATCGGCGAACAGACGGCCGAAGCGATCAAGAAGGAAATCGGCTCCGCGTTCCCGGGCTCCGAAGTGAAGGAAATGGAAGTGAAGGGCCGCAATCTGTCGGAAGGCATTCCGCGCAGCTTCACGATCTCGAGCAACGAAATCCTCGAAGCGCTGACCGATCCGCTGAACCAGATCGTGTCGTCGGTGAAGATCGCCCTCGAGCAGACGCCGCCGGAACTCGGCGCCGACATCGCCGAGCGCGGCATGATGCTGACGGGCGGCGGTGCGCTGCTGCGCGACCTCGATCGCCTGCTCGCGGAAGAAACCGGCCTGCCGGTGCTCGTCGCCGAAGATCCGCTCACCTGCGTCGTACGCGGTTCGGGCATGGCGCTCGAACGCATGGACAAGCTGGGCAGCATCTTCTCGTACGAGTGATCGTATAAGCCGTTTCTTGACATGACGCACGCGCGGCGTGGCCGGATCGCTCGTTCAGAACGAACCGCCGCGCCGTTTGCGCGTCTGAGCATCATTTGACCGGTCACCCGCGCCCGGCGCCGACCATGGAATACAGTCCGCCGCCCCTCTTCAAGCAAGGTCCGCCCGCGCTCGCGCGGCTCATCTTCTTCGTCGCCCTCGCCATCGCGCTCCTCGTATCGGACGCGCGCTTCAGCACGCTCGAAATCGTCCGCGGCGTGCTCGGTACCGTGCTGTATCCGCTGCAGCGCGCGGCGCTCGTGCCGCGCGACCTGTTCATGGGCGCCGCCGATCTCGCCGTCACCGGCGCGACGCTGCGCGGCGAGAACGAGCAGCTGCGCAAGCGCAACCTGCAGCTGTCGACGCTCGCGAACCAGGCCGCGATCCTTACGCAGGAGAACGTGCATCTGCGCGCGCTGCTCGCGCTGCGCCAGCAGATCGCCGCGCAGTCGACGCCCGTCGAGATCCAGTACGACACCAGCGATCCGTTCACGCAGAAGATCGTGATCGGCCAGGGCTCGCAGCAGGGCATTCAGGACGGCGCGCCCGTCGTCAGCGAGGACGGCATGGTCGGCCAGGTCACGCGCGTGTTCCCGCTGCAGGCCGAGGTCACGCTGATCACCGATCGCGATCTCGCGATCCCCGTGCAGGTGCTGCGCACCGGCCTGCGCAGCGTGATCTACGGCACGCCGAAGGGCGATTCGCTCGATCTGCGCTTCGTGCCGACCAGCGCCGATCTCGTCGCCGGCGACGAACTCGTGACGAGCGGCCTCGACGGCGTCTATCCGCCGGGCCTGCCGGTCGCGAAGGTCGTACGCGTCGACAAGCTCGCCGATACCGCATTCGCGCGCGTCACCTGCGCGCCGGTCGCGGCCGTGCGCGGTGCGCGGCAGATGCTCGTGCTGCATTACCGGAACGACATTCCGCCGCGTCCGGCCGATCCCGAGCCGGCCGCGGAGAAGAACGCGAAAGGCAAGAAGGCGGCGAAGGCGGCCGCCGCGAAGGGCGAGAAGGCCGACGCCGCGCCGCCGGCCGGCGCGCAGCCCGCGCCCGCGAAACCGGCCGCGTCCGGCAAGCCGGGCGGCAACGCCGCGAAGCCGGCGACCGCGCCCTCAGGAGCCCAGCGATGAATCGCCCGCAATACATCCTGCAGCCGGTCAACCCGTATTTCATCGCGTTCAGCCTCGCCGCCGCGTTCCTGCTGAACCTGATGCCGTGGGGCCGCCTGCCCGGCGTGCCCGACTTCGTCGCGCTCGTGCTGCTGTTCTGGAACATCCACCAGCCGCGCAAGGTGGGGATGGGCGTCGCGTTCGCGCTCGGCATCCTGATGGACGTGCACGATGCAGGGCTGCTCGGCGAGCACGCGCTCGCGTACACGCTGCTGTCGTACGGTGCGATCACGATCCATCGCCGCGTGCTGTGGATGCCGATCGGCGTGCAGGTGCTGTACGTGACGCCGCTGCTGGTCGGCGCGCAGCTCGTGCCGTTCGTGATCCGCCTGATGATGGGCGCCGCGTTCCCCGGCTGGCGCTATCTGGTCGACGGCTTCGTCGAAGCCGCGCTGTGGCCGCTCGCCAGCCATCTGCTGCTGATGCCGCAACGCCGCCCGGTCGACCCGGACGATACGCGCCCGATCTGACGGACCGCACCTTGATGACCCGCCGCCTCCGCACCCGCCGCGCGCCGCGCCCCGGGGCGGCACCTCGCCCGTGCGCGCGCCGGGCCGACCGACCGTAATCGCATGACCGAATTCAACGACACCCAACAGCAGCTCTCGAAGTTCCGCCTGCGCGTCGCGGCGGCGGGCGTGTTCGTGTTCGTCTGCTTCGGGCTGCTCGCGAGCCGCTTCTTCTATCTGCAGCTGATGCAGCACGGCAAATATGCGCTGCAGGCCGAGGAAAACCGCATCTCCGTCGCGCCGATCGTGCCGAACCGCGGGATCATCACCGACCGCAACGGCGTGATCCTCGCGAAGAACTACTCGGCCTACACGCTCGAGATCACGCCGTCGAAGCTCGACGACACGCTCGAGAACACGATCGACAAGCTGTCGCAGATCATCCCGATCGACGCGCGCGACCGCCGCCGCTTCAAGAAGCTGCAGGAAGACTCGAAGAACTTCGAAAGCCTGCCGATCCGCACGCGGCTCACCGACGACGAAGTCGCGCGCTTCACCGCGCAGCGCTTCCGCTTTCCGGGCGTCGACGTGCGCGCGCGGCTGTTCCGCCAGTACCCGCTCGGCACGACCGCCGCGCACGTGATCGGCTATATCGGCCGGATCTCGAAGCGCGACCAGGACCGGATCGACGCGATGAGCGACGAGAACGACAGCGACCAGGAAACCTACGATCCGCGGCGCGACGCGAACAACTACAAGGGCACCGACTACATCGGCAAGATCGGCGTCGAGCAGAGCTACGAAACGGAGCTGCACGGACTGACGGGCTTCGAGGAAGTCGAGGTGACGGCCGGCGGCCGGCCGGTGCGCACGCTCTCGCGCACGCAGGCCACGCCCGGCGACAACCTCGTGCTGTCGCTCGACATCGGGCTGCAGCAGGTCGCCGAGCAGGCGTTCGCGGGCAAGCGCGGCGCGCTCGTCGCGATCGAGCCGAAGACGGGCGACGTGCTCGCGTTCGTGTCGTCGCCGAGCTTCGATCCGAATTCGTTCGTCGACGGCATCGACCAGCAGACCTGGGACGAGCTCAACAACTCGCCCGACAAGCCGCTCTTGAACCGTCCGCTGCACGGCACCTACCCACCCGGCTCGACCTACAAGCCGTTCATGGCGCTCGCGGGCCTGACGCTCGGCAAGCGCACGCCGGGCTGGGGCTTCCAGGATCCCGGCTACTTCACGTTCGGCGGCCATACGTTCCGCAACGACGTGCGCTCGGGCCAGGGCTGGGTCGACATGAACAAGGCGATCATGGTGTCGAACGACACCTACTTCTACATGCTCGCGCGCGATCTCGGCGTGAACGCGATCGCGAACTTCATGAAGCCGTTCGGCTTCGGCCAGATCACCGGCATCGACATCCAGGGCGAGGCGCGCGGGATCCTGCCGTCGACCGACTGGAAGAAGAAGGCGTTCAAGAAGGCCGCGCAGCAGAAGTGGTTCGACGGCGAGACGATCAGCCTCGGCATCGGCCAGGGCTACAACTCGTTCACGATCCTGCAGCTCGCGCACGCGACCGCGACCCTCGCGAACAACGGCATCGTCATGAAGCCGCACCTCGTGAAGGAGATCGAGGATCCGATCACGCGCGCGCGCCATCTGACCGTGCCGAAGGAAAGCGGCGTGATCCCGCTGAAGCAGTCCGACATCGACGTCGTCAAGCGCGGGATGGAGAACGTGATCGAGAACCCGTCGGGCACCGCGTACAAGGTGTTCCGCGGCGCGCCGTATCTGGCGGCCGGCAAGACCGGTACCGCGCAGGTGTTCTCGCTGCAGGGCGGCAATTACAAGGGCCACCTGCTCGCCGAGCATCTGCGCGACCACGCGCTGTTCATCGCATATGCGCCGGTCGACCATCCGCAGATCGCGCTCGCGCTGATCGTCGAGAACGGCGGCTGGGGCGCGCAGTCGGCGGGCCCGATCGCGCGGCGCGTGCTCGACTTCTACCTCGTCGAGCGCCAGAACGCGCAGAACGAGGCGGCGGCGGTCGCGGCCGCCGCGTCGGCGACGGAACCCGTGAACGCGCCGGTGATCGGCGACGGATCGAAGCCCGTCACCGTCGCGGCCGGCTTCAAGCCGCTGCCGCAGCCGGTCGTGCCGAACGCGGCCAGTGCGGCGCAGGCGGCGTCCGCTGCGTCGGCAGCCGGCGCATCGGACACGCCCGGCGCCGCAGGCGCGGCCGCTGCGAGCGCCGCGCCGCCGGCCGACGCGAGCGCAGCGGCACCGCTTGCCGCGAGCCTGCCGCCGATGCGCCGCATGCACCGGCCGCACCGGCCGGCCGGCGACGATCCGCGCAAGCCGCCGCAGGACGGGCAGCCGTTCGCGGCCGGCCCGCGCGACGACCACTCTCGTGCCACGGCGGCCGCGGACGCGGCAAACGCCGGCACCGCTCATTAACGGAGAAAGGCATGCAATTCGACAAGCGCGCCTGGCTCGACAAGATCAAGCAGATGTTCGCGGGCTTCGACCGCCCGCTCGCCCTCATCGTGTTCCTGCTGCTGTGCGTCGGGATCGTCACGCTGTACAGCGCGAGCATCGACATGCCGGGCCGCGTCGAGGACCAACTGCGCAACATCCTGCTGACGTTCGTGCTGATGTGGGTGATCGCGAACATTCCGCCGACGACGCTGATGCGTTTCGCGGTCCCGCTCTATACGTTCGGCGTCGCGCTGCTCGTCGCGGTCGCGCTGTTCGGCATGACCAAGAAGGGCGCGAAACGCTGGCTGAACGTCGGCGTCGTGATCCAGCCGTCCGAGATTCTGAAGATCGCGACGCCGCTGATGCTCGCGTGGTACTACCAGCGCCGCGAAGGCGCGCTGCGCTGGTACGACTTCGTCGCCGCGTTCGGGATCCTGCTCGTGCCGGTCGGCCTGATCGCGAAGCAGCCCGACCTCGGCACCGGCCTGCTCGTGTTCGCGGCCGGCTTCTTCGTGATCTATCTGGCCGGCCTGTCGTTCAAGCTGATCGTGCCGGTGCTCGTCGCCGGCGTGATCGCGGTCGGCTCGATCGCCGTGTTCGAGGAGCGCATCTGCCAGCCCGAAGTGCAGTGGCCGCTGATGCACGACTACCAGAAGCACCGCGTCTGCACGCTGCTCGATCCGACGTCCGATCCGCTCGGCAAGGGCTTCCATACGATCCAGGCGGTGATCGCGATCGGCTCCGGCGGCGTGCTCGGCAAGGGCTATCTGAAAGGCACGCAGGCGCACCTCGAATTCATTCCGGAAAAGCACACCGACTTCATCTTCGCGGTGTTCTCGGAGGAATGGGGACTCGTCGGCGGCCTCGTGCTGCTCACGCTCTACATGGCGCTGATCGCGCGCGGGCTGTATATCGCCGCGCAGGGCGCGACGCTGTTCGGACGGCTGCTCGCGGGCTCGCTGACGCTCGCGTTCTTCGTCTATGCGTTCGTGAACATCGGGATGGTCAGCGGCGTGCTGCCGGTGGTCGGCGTGCCGCTGCCGTTCATGAGCTACGGCGGCACCGCGCTCACGACGCTCGGCATCGCGATCGGGATGATCATGAGCGTCGGCCGCCAGCGCCGGCTGATGAAAAGCTGAGCGCGGGCGGCGCCGGCCGCCCGTGCGCGCGGCGCGCGCTTCTTACTGCGGCGCCGCGTGTGAATCGCCCTGCGCGCCGCTGCCCGCGCCCGGCCCCTGCGCCTTCAGCCGCGCGCTCAGTTCCTGGTATTTCAATTCCGCCGTCTCGTCGCCTTGGGCAGCCGCCGCCGCGTAATAGGCACGCGCGATGTTCAGATCGCGCGTGACGCCGTCGCCGCCGCGCTCGTAGAACGACGCGGTCACGTACTGCGCGGTCGGCTCGCCCGCATCGGCCGCCTGCTTGTACCAGAGGAACGCCTGCCGGTTGTCGCGCGGCGTGCCGCGTCCGTCGAGAAACTGGTTCGCGAGCGACAGCGCGGCCTGCACGTGCCCCTGCTTCGCCGCGCGCAGGAACCAGCGATGCGCTTCGGCCGGATTGCGCGCGACGAATTCGCCGTCGTCGAACATCCGCCCGTACACGTACTGCGCGTGCGACATGTTCGCGTTCGCCGCACGCTTCAGCCAGCGCAGCCCTTCGTCGACGTTCGCCGTCACGCCCTCGCCCGTCAGCAGCATCATCGCGTAGTTGAACTGCGCGAGGCGATCGCCGCGCTCGGCCGCGTCATGGAACTGGACGAGCGCCGCGCGATAGTCGCCCGCGTTGTAGTCGGCGATCGCGGACTGCGTCTCGCGCGCCGGTTCCGGCTGCGCATGCGGCGCACGCTGCGCGGCCGCCGCCGCGCATAGCGCGCCGAGGCCGAGCGCCGCCGCCAGCCGCGCGGCGCGCGGTGCCCTACGCGCGGCCCGCCCGCGACACGCGCCCTCGGCCGCGTTCATGACCGCACCTCCTGCAGTGCCTGCCGCGTCGCCCGCAGCAACCAGATCACGTCGGCCGACAGCGCGATCATCCGGTAGCCGGCGTCGCGGCACTGGCGTGCGCTCGCGCTGTCCGACGCGAAGATGCCGACCGCGACGCCCGCCTGCCGGCCGGCCGCGAGCACGCGCGCGATCGCGGATTCGACGTCCGGATGTCGGACGTCGCCGAGATGACCGAGGCTTGCCGCGAGATCGGCCGGCCCGACGAACACGCAGTCGACGCCGGGCGTCGCGGCGATTCGTTCGACCTCGTCGATGCCGCGCGCGGATTCGATCTGCACGATCACAGCGATCTGCGCGTTCGCGGTCTGCACGTAGTCGCGCCGCATCCCGAACGCCGCCGCGCGCACCATGCCGGCCACGCCGCGCACGCCGTCCGGCGACTCGGGCGACGGAAAGCGCGTGAGGCGCACGGCGTGCGCGGCATCGTCCGCCGTCTCGATGCACGGAAACATCAGCGTGCGCGCGCCGGCGTCGAGCGCGCGCTTCACGAGCCACGGCTCGCGGGCCGGCACGCGCACGACGGGCTCAGTCGGCAGGCGCGCGGCGGCCATCGCACGCAGCTGCGAGGCGACGTCGCGGCTGTCGTTCGGCGCGTGCTCCATGTCGATGCAGAGCCAGTCGTAGCCCGCATGCGCGAGCGCTTCCGCCGCCGTGTCGCTCGCGAGCGTCAGCCACAGCCCGTACAGCGGCTCGTCGCCGTCGTGCAGACGTTGTTTTAGGGAATTGGTCAGCGTGCTCATCGATACGGCCTCCCGGCGGACAGGCAATCGAACGGGACAAGCAACGGCAGGGTGTGTCGGTCGCGCACGACGGCGCGACGGGCGGCGCTTCGCCGCCTCACGCAGCGATCATAGCGCGGCGCCGGACGGAATGCGGGTAGGAAAACGCGCAGGGAGGCGCCGCGCACGCTGCGGCGGCCGGACGGACGCGCCGGCCGGCGCACCGGCGGCTCGATGCGGCGCAGATCAGCGGCCTGCGTCGCGCTCGACGTCGGCCCAGCAGTTCGGCGTCTCGTAGAGCCGCACGCGCTCGAGGCGCAGGTTCACGCCGTAGTGCGCGTCGTACACGCTCGCGAGGATGTCGAACGCGATCGCGGCGAGATTTTCGACGGTCGGAATGCGGTCGAGCACGACCGTCTTGTGGTCGGCCATCTGCTCGAGGAACGAGCGCACGACTTCGTCGCGCGCGTAGACGAGGAATGCGTGGTCCCACTTGCTGACGAGGTGCTCGACCGCAAGCGCCTTCACGTCGGCGAAATCCATCACCATGCCGCGATCGGGCGCCCCCTCGGTATCGACGAGATCGCCGCGCAGCGTGATTTCGAGCACATAGCGATGGCCGTGCAGGTTCCGGCACTGGCTGCGGTGATCGGGAATGCGGTGGCCCGCGTCGAATTCGAGTTTTCGGGTAATCAGCACGATGTCAAAAAGCCGTGGCTCAGGGAATGTTCAGATATTTGTGCGTCTGCATCGACAGGCGCCACTGCGGATGCCGCTTGCACCAGTCGATCGCGAGCTTCGTGTTCAGGTCGCGCGACGGGCCGTCCATCGGCTGCACCAGAAAATACTCGAAGTCGAGCTTCGCGTAATCGGCGAGCCGCTGGTTGTCCTGCGGGATCACGACCTTCAGCTCGTTGCCCTTCGTGACGACGAGCGGCGCATCGGCCTTCGGGCTCACGCAGATCCAGTCGATCGATTCGAGCACCGGCAGCGAGCCGTTCGTCTCGATCGCGATCTCGAAGCCGGCCGCGTGCAGCGCGTCCACGAGCGGCTGGTCGAGCTGCAGCATCGGCTCGCCGCCCGTGCAGACGACGAAGCGGTGCGCTTCGCCGTCCGGCCACAGGCTCGCGATCGTCGCGACGAGCGCGTCGGCATCCTTGAATTTGCCGCCGTTCTCGCCGTCGGTGCCGACGAAGTCGGTATCGCAGAAGCGGCAGACGGCCTGCGCACGGTCCTCTTCGCGGCCCGACCACAGATTGCAGCCGGCGAACCGGCAGAACACGGCCGGCCGGCCCGCGTTCGCGCCCTCGCCCTGCAACGTGTAGAAAATTTCCTTGACCGCGTAAGTCATCGTCCTTCGTCCGGCTTGCGCCGCTCGTTGTCGATCAGAATCCGTTCATCGGCCCGCGCCGCCCGCGCGCCGCATCACAGCGGCGCTTCGGTCACCCGCTCGCCCTTCAGATACGCTTCGTAGCCGCGCTTGCGCAGCTTGCATGCCGGGCATTCGCCGCAGCCGAAGCCCCAGTCGTGCAGTTCCGCGCGCTCGCCGACGTAGCACGTGTGCGTCTCGACGCGAATCAGCTCGACGAGCGCCTGGCCGCCCAGCTGCTCGGCGAGCTGCCAGGTCTGCGCCTTGTCGAGCCACATCAGCGGCGTCTCGAGCACGATGC is a window encoding:
- the mrdA gene encoding penicillin-binding protein 2, with translation MTEFNDTQQQLSKFRLRVAAAGVFVFVCFGLLASRFFYLQLMQHGKYALQAEENRISVAPIVPNRGIITDRNGVILAKNYSAYTLEITPSKLDDTLENTIDKLSQIIPIDARDRRRFKKLQEDSKNFESLPIRTRLTDDEVARFTAQRFRFPGVDVRARLFRQYPLGTTAAHVIGYIGRISKRDQDRIDAMSDENDSDQETYDPRRDANNYKGTDYIGKIGVEQSYETELHGLTGFEEVEVTAGGRPVRTLSRTQATPGDNLVLSLDIGLQQVAEQAFAGKRGALVAIEPKTGDVLAFVSSPSFDPNSFVDGIDQQTWDELNNSPDKPLLNRPLHGTYPPGSTYKPFMALAGLTLGKRTPGWGFQDPGYFTFGGHTFRNDVRSGQGWVDMNKAIMVSNDTYFYMLARDLGVNAIANFMKPFGFGQITGIDIQGEARGILPSTDWKKKAFKKAAQQKWFDGETISLGIGQGYNSFTILQLAHATATLANNGIVMKPHLVKEIEDPITRARHLTVPKESGVIPLKQSDIDVVKRGMENVIENPSGTAYKVFRGAPYLAAGKTGTAQVFSLQGGNYKGHLLAEHLRDHALFIAYAPVDHPQIALALIVENGGWGAQSAGPIARRVLDFYLVERQNAQNEAAAVAAAASATEPVNAPVIGDGSKPVTVAAGFKPLPQPVVPNAASAAQAASAASAAGASDTPGAAGAAAASAAPPADASAAAPLAASLPPMRRMHRPHRPAGDDPRKPPQDGQPFAAGPRDDHSRATAAADAANAGTAH
- the rodA gene encoding rod shape-determining protein RodA; this translates as MQFDKRAWLDKIKQMFAGFDRPLALIVFLLLCVGIVTLYSASIDMPGRVEDQLRNILLTFVLMWVIANIPPTTLMRFAVPLYTFGVALLVAVALFGMTKKGAKRWLNVGVVIQPSEILKIATPLMLAWYYQRREGALRWYDFVAAFGILLVPVGLIAKQPDLGTGLLVFAAGFFVIYLAGLSFKLIVPVLVAGVIAVGSIAVFEERICQPEVQWPLMHDYQKHRVCTLLDPTSDPLGKGFHTIQAVIAIGSGGVLGKGYLKGTQAHLEFIPEKHTDFIFAVFSEEWGLVGGLVLLTLYMALIARGLYIAAQGATLFGRLLAGSLTLAFFVYAFVNIGMVSGVLPVVGVPLPFMSYGGTALTTLGIAIGMIMSVGRQRRLMKS
- a CDS encoding tetratricopeptide repeat protein → MNAAEGACRGRAARRAPRAARLAAALGLGALCAAAAAQRAPHAQPEPARETQSAIADYNAGDYRAALVQFHDAAERGDRLAQFNYAMMLLTGEGVTANVDEGLRWLKRAANANMSHAQYVYGRMFDDGEFVARNPAEAHRWFLRAAKQGHVQAALSLANQFLDGRGTPRDNRQAFLWYKQAADAGEPTAQYVTASFYERGGDGVTRDLNIARAYYAAAAAQGDETAELKYQELSARLKAQGPGAGSGAQGDSHAAPQ
- a CDS encoding HpcH/HpaI aldolase family protein yields the protein MSTLTNSLKQRLHDGDEPLYGLWLTLASDTAAEALAHAGYDWLCIDMEHAPNDSRDVASQLRAMAAARLPTEPVVRVPAREPWLVKRALDAGARTLMFPCIETADDAAHAVRLTRFPSPESPDGVRGVAGMVRAAAFGMRRDYVQTANAQIAVIVQIESARGIDEVERIAATPGVDCVFVGPADLAASLGHLGDVRHPDVESAIARVLAAGRQAGVAVGIFASDSASARQCRDAGYRMIALSADVIWLLRATRQALQEVRS
- the queD gene encoding 6-carboxytetrahydropterin synthase QueD, which codes for MLITRKLEFDAGHRIPDHRSQCRNLHGHRYVLEITLRGDLVDTEGAPDRGMVMDFADVKALAVEHLVSKWDHAFLVYARDEVVRSFLEQMADHKTVVLDRIPTVENLAAIAFDILASVYDAHYGVNLRLERVRLYETPNCWADVERDAGR
- the queE gene encoding 7-carboxy-7-deazaguanine synthase, which translates into the protein MTYAVKEIFYTLQGEGANAGRPAVFCRFAGCNLWSGREEDRAQAVCRFCDTDFVGTDGENGGKFKDADALVATIASLWPDGEAHRFVVCTGGEPMLQLDQPLVDALHAAGFEIAIETNGSLPVLESIDWICVSPKADAPLVVTKGNELKVVIPQDNQRLADYAKLDFEYFLVQPMDGPSRDLNTKLAIDWCKRHPQWRLSMQTHKYLNIP